A window of Natrinema salifodinae contains these coding sequences:
- a CDS encoding DUF5518 domain-containing protein — protein sequence MVRGRTIVNAVIGAVVGVVLSFIPFSTVLGGAVAGFLEGPNERAGAVAGALAGAITFVPFAGIGFLALGFLGLGLAGGVPFEGVAVLSFVIVGAGLFILLYTVGLSLLGGYLGAYLAREYPDYHRRSRETVGFGAESDRTTDTTPTRDREFGRESDSVSELDRTNSIDREDDRYGGRDRNRERERERDRDRNQGRDRGSDRET from the coding sequence ATGGTCCGTGGCCGAACCATCGTCAACGCGGTGATTGGCGCCGTCGTCGGCGTCGTCCTCTCGTTCATCCCGTTCTCGACCGTGCTCGGCGGCGCCGTCGCGGGGTTCCTCGAGGGCCCGAACGAGCGGGCCGGCGCGGTCGCGGGCGCCCTGGCCGGCGCGATCACGTTCGTTCCGTTCGCGGGGATCGGCTTTCTCGCGCTCGGCTTCCTCGGACTCGGCCTGGCCGGCGGCGTCCCCTTCGAGGGGGTCGCGGTACTCTCGTTCGTGATCGTCGGCGCCGGACTCTTCATCCTCCTCTATACCGTCGGCCTGTCGCTGCTCGGCGGCTATCTGGGCGCGTACCTCGCGCGCGAGTACCCCGATTACCACCGGCGGAGCCGGGAGACCGTCGGATTCGGCGCGGAGTCGGATCGAACCACCGACACGACGCCGACGCGGGACCGCGAGTTCGGCCGGGAGTCCGACTCCGTGTCGGAACTGGACCGTACGAACTCGATCGACCGCGAGGACGACCGCTACGGAGGGCGGGACCGAAATCGGGAACGGGAGCGAGAGCGGGATCGAGATCGGAATCAGGGCCGTGATCGCGGTTCCGATCGCGAGACGTAA
- a CDS encoding thiamine ABC transporter substrate-binding protein, whose protein sequence is MRRRTFVGALGGTALAGVAGCLTRDGERGGDEDTLRVATYDSMVDGNDPAGPWLKEAFEEEYPDAELEWQTPENGTNRFIQREQSGEAPDADVYLGLNVDELARIDDALGEGGLFRKLDRDRLDRADRIRDGLDMGDPHDRVLAYDTGYISLVYDENVVDEPESLDALTEPAYEDALLAQNAQSSDPGRAFLLWTIDAYGEDGYLDYWRDLDANGVRILDDWDESYNSAYMEEERPMVVSYSTDQVFASAADYDMGRHQIAFPDGQGYANPEGMAIFEDAAAVDRAYQFFDFVLSDDAQAEIAQRNVQFPAVADDHVDLDEEFDRYAHEPSEAVTVGYDQLRGTVDEWVDEWAREFAGQ, encoded by the coding sequence ATGAGACGACGAACCTTCGTCGGTGCGCTCGGCGGCACTGCACTCGCCGGAGTCGCCGGCTGTCTGACTCGGGACGGTGAACGCGGCGGTGACGAGGATACGCTCCGCGTCGCTACCTACGATTCGATGGTCGACGGGAACGATCCCGCCGGACCGTGGCTCAAGGAGGCCTTCGAGGAAGAGTACCCCGACGCCGAACTCGAGTGGCAGACGCCGGAAAACGGCACCAACCGCTTCATCCAGCGCGAGCAAAGCGGGGAAGCGCCGGACGCCGACGTCTACCTCGGCCTCAACGTCGACGAACTCGCGCGGATCGACGACGCTCTCGGCGAAGGGGGGCTCTTTCGGAAACTCGATCGCGACCGGCTCGACCGGGCCGACCGCATTCGCGACGGCCTCGACATGGGCGATCCCCACGACCGCGTCCTCGCCTACGACACGGGGTACATCAGCCTCGTCTACGACGAGAACGTCGTCGACGAACCCGAGTCGCTCGACGCCCTGACCGAGCCGGCCTACGAGGACGCGCTGCTCGCACAGAACGCCCAATCCTCGGACCCCGGCCGCGCGTTCCTACTGTGGACGATCGACGCCTACGGCGAGGACGGCTACCTCGACTACTGGCGCGATCTCGACGCCAACGGCGTCCGGATTCTCGACGACTGGGACGAGTCCTACAACAGCGCCTACATGGAGGAAGAGCGACCGATGGTCGTCTCTTACTCGACCGACCAGGTGTTCGCCAGCGCCGCGGACTACGACATGGGCCGCCACCAGATCGCGTTCCCCGACGGGCAGGGGTACGCCAATCCCGAGGGGATGGCGATCTTCGAGGACGCCGCGGCGGTCGATCGAGCCTACCAGTTCTTCGATTTCGTCCTCTCGGACGACGCTCAGGCCGAAATCGCGCAGCGGAACGTCCAGTTCCCCGCGGTCGCCGACGACCACGTCGACCTCGACGAGGAGTTCGATCGATACGCCCACGAGCCGTCGGAGGCGGTGACGGTCGGCTACGATCAGCTCCGGGGGACCGTCGATGAATGGGTCGACGAGTGGGCGCGGGAGTTCGCCGGCCAGTAG
- a CDS encoding ABC transporter permease, with product MNGSTSGRGSSPASRTVATSDRFRVGVPASAWFERHALALTALTTATVLAVMLYLPVGAVFVDAVRAEGAVTLTHFADVLTDPFYFGVLAEVIAEPFAIRSHLEALAAWLAAVSISISLESPVPGLDLPVPWVHVDAPPVRKGLFGFTAYQAALSTIASVALGLPAASILANYEFRGRRILRSLTILPFVLPGIMVAVGFYAMFGRAGTLNGVLGLVGLGPYPFVEWNPLAIVIVAHAFYNAPLVARVTVAAWESVDVRTVETARSLGASPRRAFRDVVVPQLLPAVFTGALLTFIFTFMTFPIVLALGGLQLATVEVWIYDRVRQLAYGEAATLAVLETLLSLALTYAYLRYESAQSGLARAASPPPRDPLFPDLRTALSPRRLAIVGYGLVALVVFVGPMASLVAGSFTDGGGLTLRHYAFLLERQLEGASYQTLPWVAIRNSLLFGVATLAVAVPMGVVVSVVTARAGRWGALVDTVAMLPLAVSGVVFGIGLLRGLVFGISLPGGWQFQVTGTVAIVAAHAVAAYPFVTRNVSPLLSSLDPAMVESARALGASRYRALVDIELPLVASGIVAGAAFAFAISIGEFSSTVILASGSDAYTMPVAVERYLGRRSGPAIAMGTLLLVVTAASFVVVDRVGGRFER from the coding sequence ATGAATGGGTCGACGAGTGGGCGCGGGAGTTCGCCGGCCAGTAGGACCGTGGCGACTTCGGATCGGTTCCGCGTCGGCGTCCCTGCGAGCGCCTGGTTCGAGCGCCACGCGCTCGCTCTGACAGCGCTGACCACCGCGACCGTCCTCGCGGTCATGCTCTACCTTCCGGTCGGCGCCGTTTTCGTCGACGCCGTCCGCGCCGAGGGAGCGGTGACGCTGACACATTTCGCCGACGTCCTCACCGACCCGTTCTACTTCGGGGTGCTCGCGGAGGTCATCGCGGAGCCGTTCGCGATCCGCAGCCACCTCGAGGCGCTCGCGGCCTGGCTCGCCGCCGTCTCGATTTCGATTTCGCTCGAGTCGCCGGTTCCCGGGCTCGACCTGCCGGTTCCGTGGGTGCACGTCGACGCGCCGCCGGTCCGCAAGGGGCTGTTCGGCTTCACGGCCTACCAGGCCGCGCTGTCGACGATCGCGAGCGTCGCGCTCGGGCTGCCGGCCGCCTCTATCCTGGCGAACTACGAGTTCCGCGGGCGGCGGATACTGCGCTCGCTGACGATCCTCCCGTTCGTGCTGCCGGGGATCATGGTTGCGGTCGGCTTCTACGCGATGTTCGGGCGCGCGGGGACGCTCAACGGGGTGCTCGGACTCGTCGGACTCGGCCCGTACCCCTTCGTCGAGTGGAATCCGCTCGCGATCGTGATCGTCGCCCACGCCTTCTACAACGCGCCGCTGGTCGCGCGTGTGACCGTCGCCGCCTGGGAGTCCGTCGACGTCCGGACCGTCGAAACCGCCCGGAGTCTGGGGGCGAGTCCCCGCCGCGCGTTCCGTGACGTGGTCGTCCCGCAGCTGCTGCCGGCCGTCTTCACGGGCGCGCTGCTGACCTTCATCTTCACGTTCATGACGTTCCCCATCGTGCTCGCGCTGGGCGGACTCCAGCTGGCGACCGTCGAGGTCTGGATCTACGACCGGGTCCGCCAGCTGGCCTACGGCGAGGCCGCGACGCTGGCCGTCCTCGAGACGCTCCTCTCGCTCGCGCTGACCTACGCCTACCTCCGCTACGAGTCCGCGCAGTCCGGCCTGGCGCGGGCGGCGTCCCCGCCGCCGCGGGACCCGCTCTTTCCCGATCTCCGGACCGCGCTGTCGCCGCGCCGGCTTGCGATCGTCGGCTACGGGCTGGTCGCCCTGGTCGTCTTTGTCGGCCCGATGGCCAGCCTGGTCGCCGGGAGTTTCACGGACGGCGGCGGGCTGACGCTGCGCCACTACGCGTTCCTGCTCGAGCGCCAGTTGGAGGGGGCGTCCTACCAGACGCTGCCGTGGGTCGCGATCCGAAACTCGCTGCTCTTCGGGGTCGCGACGCTCGCCGTCGCGGTGCCGATGGGGGTGGTCGTCTCGGTGGTGACGGCCCGCGCCGGCCGCTGGGGAGCACTCGTCGACACCGTAGCGATGCTCCCGCTGGCGGTCAGCGGCGTCGTCTTCGGGATCGGACTGCTCCGCGGCCTGGTGTTCGGGATTTCGTTGCCCGGCGGCTGGCAGTTCCAGGTGACGGGGACGGTCGCGATCGTCGCCGCCCACGCCGTCGCGGCCTACCCGTTCGTGACGCGGAACGTCTCGCCGCTGCTGTCGAGCCTCGACCCCGCGATGGTCGAATCGGCTCGCGCCTTGGGGGCCTCCCGGTACCGTGCGCTCGTCGATATTGAACTACCGCTGGTAGCGAGCGGGATCGTCGCCGGGGCCGCATTCGCGTTCGCCATCTCGATCGGCGAGTTCTCTTCGACGGTGATTTTGGCCAGCGGGAGCGACGCGTACACGATGCCCGTCGCCGTCGAGCGCTACCTGGGTCGCCGCTCCGGGCCCGCGATCGCCATGGGGACCCTCTTGCTCGTCGTCACGGCCGCGAGTTTCGTCGTCGTCGACCGCGTCGGCGGGAGGTTCGAGCGGTGA
- a CDS encoding ABC transporter ATP-binding protein, translated as MTRLTLDGVSKRYDGTVALADVDLTVRDGEFFTLVGPSGCGKTTTLRTIAGFEEPTAGDVRFDGREMAGVPPERRDVGVVFQSYALFPHMSVAENVGYGLRFREPPEGTTVDERVAELLALVDLEGMGDRDPERLSGGQRQRVALARALAPAPDLLLLDEPMSALDARLRESLRRQVTRIQSELGITTIYVTHDQAEALAISDRLAVMADGRIEQVGKPQEIYREPATRFVAEFVGDNNVFDGRVRDRGRSYHGTGDGDGGDSDGDGDGGLATGDGDGGDSDGDGDGGLATGDGEYARVAVDGEPFALPALPDVGDAERVTFCVRPGALSPTADRNRLTVTVETTEFLGETVRVNGRWNGSEIALRLPDVPDGDELTVGFAPEDVHVVSTR; from the coding sequence GTGACCCGACTCACCCTCGACGGCGTCTCGAAGCGATACGACGGCACCGTCGCGCTCGCGGACGTCGACCTCACCGTCCGCGACGGGGAGTTCTTCACCCTCGTCGGCCCCTCCGGGTGCGGCAAGACGACCACCCTCAGAACGATCGCCGGCTTCGAGGAGCCGACCGCGGGGGACGTGCGCTTCGACGGCCGGGAGATGGCCGGCGTGCCGCCCGAGCGGCGCGACGTCGGCGTCGTCTTCCAGAGCTACGCGCTGTTCCCACACATGAGCGTCGCCGAGAACGTCGGCTACGGCTTGCGGTTCCGGGAGCCCCCAGAGGGAACGACCGTCGACGAGCGCGTCGCCGAACTGCTCGCGTTAGTCGACCTCGAGGGGATGGGCGACCGCGATCCCGAACGGCTGTCGGGCGGCCAGCGCCAGCGGGTGGCCCTGGCCCGCGCGCTCGCGCCGGCCCCCGACCTCCTCTTGCTCGACGAGCCGATGAGCGCGCTCGACGCCAGGCTCCGGGAATCGCTGCGTCGGCAGGTCACGCGGATCCAGTCGGAACTCGGCATCACGACCATCTACGTCACGCACGACCAGGCGGAGGCCCTGGCGATCTCGGATCGGCTCGCGGTGATGGCCGACGGCCGGATCGAACAGGTCGGGAAGCCCCAGGAGATCTACCGCGAGCCCGCGACGCGGTTCGTCGCCGAGTTCGTCGGCGACAACAACGTCTTCGACGGCCGCGTGCGGGATCGAGGACGGAGTTACCACGGAACCGGCGACGGCGACGGGGGCGACAGTGACGGCGACGGTGACGGCGGCCTCGCGACCGGCGACGGCGACGGGGGCGACAGTGACGGCGACGGTGACGGCGGCCTCGCGACCGGCGACGGCGAGTACGCGCGAGTCGCCGTCGACGGCGAGCCCTTCGCGCTGCCGGCGCTGCCCGACGTCGGCGACGCCGAGCGGGTCACGTTCTGCGTGCGGCCTGGCGCGCTCTCTCCGACCGCCGACCGTAACCGGCTGACGGTGACCGTCGAGACCACCGAGTTCCTCGGCGAGACCGTTCGGGTCAACGGCCGGTGGAACGGCAGCGAGATCGCCCTCCGGCTGCCGGACGTGCCCGACGGAGACGAACTAACGGTCGGGTTCGCGCCCGAGGACGTCCACGTCGTCTCGACCCGGTAG